From one SAR324 cluster bacterium genomic stretch:
- a CDS encoding di-heme oxidoredictase family protein, translating to MRSLPALLCFLVFDSAIAGDHGFLQYRNDLTTQEKVRAAAVTALPTDFSKPMAFEANSAGASTSRALPNGNAFSHPSANLKGKGKQDFFVGNGLFKKVWVSSPSSTHASDGLGPLFNARSCKRCHLKDGRGHPPSGPNDQATSMFLRLSVPPRTDKQLLALVDKTLLSIPEPTYGNQLQDFGVPGLPAEGQMVVDYQEFPVALNGDETVMLRRPSYAVAALGYGPMAEDVQVSPRVATPMIGLGLMEAIHQADILALADPDDKNGDGISGKPQIVRDTKTGKLVLGRFGWKATDATVRAQSAGAFVGDIGISNPEIKNSYGDCTQNQGSCTSMPNGIQLHLGDTEAPDPILDLVVFYAKNLAVPARRNVDAPEVLAGKQLFHETGCAACHRANYVTSQEAKQPEHRFQLIWPYTDLLLHDMGEGLADGQTVGEASGREWRTAPLWGIGLTEEVSGHTYFLHDGRARNLLEAILWHGGEAKKARDKVISMKPAERQALISFLESL from the coding sequence ATGAGATCCTTGCCTGCTCTACTCTGTTTTTTGGTCTTTGATTCGGCAATCGCCGGAGATCATGGTTTCCTGCAATATCGCAATGACCTGACAACTCAAGAGAAGGTTCGTGCTGCTGCTGTTACGGCGCTTCCAACAGATTTCTCCAAACCGATGGCATTTGAAGCCAATTCAGCCGGAGCCTCCACTTCCAGGGCCTTACCCAATGGAAACGCGTTTTCCCATCCAAGCGCTAATTTGAAAGGCAAAGGCAAACAAGACTTCTTTGTTGGCAACGGTCTCTTCAAAAAAGTCTGGGTTAGCTCTCCCTCTTCAACCCACGCTTCTGACGGTTTGGGGCCGTTGTTTAATGCCCGCTCATGCAAGCGCTGCCACCTCAAAGACGGACGAGGTCACCCACCCTCTGGACCTAATGATCAAGCAACTTCGATGTTTTTGCGTCTTTCAGTTCCACCAAGAACAGATAAGCAGTTGCTGGCACTTGTCGACAAAACCCTCCTCAGCATTCCGGAGCCAACTTACGGGAATCAATTGCAGGATTTTGGTGTGCCAGGTTTACCAGCAGAAGGTCAAATGGTCGTCGACTATCAAGAATTTCCAGTTGCCTTAAATGGCGACGAAACTGTAATGCTCCGAAGACCCAGCTATGCTGTCGCTGCTCTTGGTTACGGGCCCATGGCAGAAGATGTTCAGGTTTCACCTCGGGTTGCAACACCCATGATTGGGCTGGGACTGATGGAGGCTATACACCAGGCTGACATCTTGGCGCTTGCTGATCCAGATGACAAAAATGGAGATGGTATATCCGGCAAGCCACAAATAGTGCGAGATACCAAAACAGGTAAATTGGTGCTCGGGCGCTTTGGCTGGAAGGCAACTGATGCCACGGTAAGGGCTCAATCTGCTGGGGCATTTGTGGGTGATATTGGGATATCTAACCCCGAAATAAAAAATTCATATGGTGATTGTACCCAAAACCAAGGGTCATGCACTTCTATGCCTAATGGCATTCAATTGCATTTGGGAGACACAGAAGCTCCAGACCCCATATTAGACTTAGTAGTATTTTATGCCAAGAACCTGGCTGTACCAGCTCGTCGAAATGTGGATGCACCTGAAGTGCTTGCTGGTAAGCAGCTATTTCATGAGACGGGCTGTGCTGCCTGCCACAGAGCTAACTATGTCACAAGTCAAGAAGCTAAACAGCCTGAGCATCGCTTCCAGTTGATCTGGCCTTATACCGATCTCTTACTTCACGATATGGGTGAAGGTTTAGCAGATGGCCAGACGGTGGGTGAAGCAAGTGGAAGAGAATGGCGTACGGCGCCACTTTGGGGCATTGGGCTGACCGAAGAGGTCAGCGGTCATACATATTTTTTACATGACGGCCGTGCGCGTAATTTGCTTGAGGCTATTTTGTGGCATGGAGGTGAGGCAAAGAAAGCACGGGACAAAGTTATTAGTATGAAACCTGCCGAACGACAGGCTCTAATTTCCTTTCTAGAAAGCCTGTAG
- a CDS encoding imelysin family protein translates to MQFVIGYLVLTLATSTAEAAEELDFAHMLKTKLEDVILPAHQAFADASLELKEPVNILCDYPSREHLETVRISFESLVLHWSKIEMYRFGPVLEANRFEKLFYWPDPRGRPLRQVRKGLDSQDPTLLNIETLAKKSVAVQGLLALKFILFGIDSETLFTGNAHRCNYLRSIAGVIAINANSLSDSWQGEAGYAAEIINAGQANSLYNSPGEVVQELIKVAATQLQIVGELKIAVSIGKLPGKPKPKRAPFWRSDLTATTLAVNIGAVERVLSSGISELVAKKAGNAQESFKFELSRVKEELKTISSPWIDIVKSDHRHKVLSRSNDSLVRAIQIVQTS, encoded by the coding sequence ATGCAATTTGTAATCGGATACCTCGTCTTAACGCTTGCCACCTCAACAGCCGAAGCAGCAGAGGAATTAGATTTTGCTCACATGCTGAAGACAAAGCTTGAGGATGTTATTCTGCCAGCCCATCAAGCGTTTGCAGATGCATCCTTGGAGCTGAAAGAGCCAGTCAACATTCTTTGTGATTATCCTTCTAGGGAGCATCTTGAAACAGTCCGCATAAGCTTTGAGAGTCTAGTATTACATTGGTCCAAAATTGAAATGTATCGTTTTGGTCCAGTCCTTGAGGCTAATCGATTTGAAAAGCTTTTCTATTGGCCAGACCCCAGAGGTCGTCCTCTTCGCCAAGTTCGAAAGGGACTTGATTCGCAAGATCCAACGCTATTAAACATTGAGACACTTGCAAAAAAAAGTGTTGCAGTTCAAGGCTTATTGGCCTTGAAGTTCATACTCTTCGGTATTGATTCAGAAACACTATTCACTGGCAATGCCCATCGATGTAACTACCTAAGATCAATTGCTGGTGTGATCGCAATAAATGCCAATTCACTTTCAGATAGCTGGCAGGGTGAGGCGGGATATGCAGCTGAAATAATAAATGCTGGCCAGGCAAATTCTCTTTACAATTCTCCTGGTGAAGTAGTCCAAGAATTGATCAAAGTAGCCGCAACACAATTGCAAATCGTTGGTGAACTGAAAATCGCAGTTTCAATTGGCAAGTTACCTGGAAAGCCTAAACCAAAGCGAGCGCCATTCTGGCGGTCTGATTTGACTGCTACTACTTTGGCAGTCAACATCGGTGCTGTAGAGAGGGTGCTTAGTAGTGGCATCTCTGAGCTTGTGGCGAAAAAAGCGGGTAACGCACAAGAATCTTTCAAGTTCGAATTGAGCCGGGTGAAAGAAGAGTTGAAAACGATTAGTAGCCCGTGGATTGATATAGTAAAATCTGATCATAGACATAAAGTTTTGTCTCGTTCAAATGACTCACTCGTAAGAGCAATCCAAATAGTACAAACATCTTAA
- a CDS encoding nitroreductase family protein has product MNEIIQFLQGRRSITAKKMETGKVADEHITNIIKCGLRVPDHGALNPWKITIVKGIYRKIFGEQILLPEHLKTHKNSDPNLAELEKK; this is encoded by the coding sequence TGAAATTATTCAATTTTTGCAGGGGCGCAGATCGATAACTGCAAAAAAAATGGAAACGGGAAAAGTAGCAGATGAACACATTACTAATATTATCAAGTGTGGACTCCGGGTTCCTGATCATGGAGCATTAAATCCATGGAAAATAACGATAGTAAAAGGAATATACCGGAAGATATTTGGAGAACAAATTTTACTACCAGAACACCTTAAAACTCATAAGAATTCTGATCCCAATTTGGCCGAATTAGAAAAAAAATAG
- a CDS encoding nitroreductase family protein yields MIVISTPVKDTKIPTWEMQLSAGAVCQNLLIAAQSYSYAAQWLTEWYSDNDNVLCALGGVTPEKIRLQAVFTLVQSKLHPPRGKDRYMMSWFQNLSRRI; encoded by the coding sequence TTGATAGTTATATCAACACCAGTTAAAGACACAAAAATACCGACATGGGAAATGCAGCTATCTGCTGGGGCTGTTTGTCAAAATCTTTTGATAGCTGCTCAGTCTTATTCTTATGCTGCTCAATGGTTAACTGAGTGGTATTCAGACAATGATAACGTTCTATGTGCATTGGGGGGGGTGACCCCGGAAAAGATAAGATTGCAGGCTGTATTTACATTGGTACAAAGCAAACTGCACCCACCGAGAGGAAAAGACCGTTATATGATGAGTTGGTTTCAGAATTTGAGTAGAAGAATATAA